A window from Pelodiscus sinensis isolate JC-2024 chromosome 31, ASM4963464v1, whole genome shotgun sequence encodes these proteins:
- the LOC102448535 gene encoding uncharacterized protein LOC102448535 isoform X2, translated as MQCLVLSLLCAMQLKVLLLRNKCVRRGSSSCQRRFPLNWKNKSMLSPRKQLLCRRLREFKGCRTPMSDSSSAPDLQSQGQEMAVAEPVSFEEVAVYFSEEEWALLDPGQRALYTDVMQENYEALSWLGFPVPKAHVLSWVEQREELQIPDLQGCEEGEIISDTHTGDGMLNEYSERRLQEEGPEQMAPCGVLVERSEGHVSQSPEQGETCESQRSLQRQQGNHPGAGQDKSSHRSRRLKTNTETVQKKIPHQHSPCACSDCAIPIQHDRAQTGEKPFTCSDCGKSFRKTSTLVIHRRAHTGEKPFSCSDCGKSFSHRAHLVRHRRAHTGDKAFSCSDCGKSFSRQSYLVIHRRAHTGEKPFSCSDCGKSFSDRSYLVSHRRTHTGEKPFSCSDCGKSFSQTSTLVRHRRAHTGEKPFSCSDCGKSFSQTSTLVIHRRAHTGEKPFSCSDCGKSFSRRSHLVIHRRVHTAEKPFSCSNCGKSFSNRSHLVIHRRAHTGDKPFSCSDCGKSFNDRSQLVIHRRVHTGEKPFSCSDCGKSFSHSSHLVRHRRVHTGEKPFNCSDCGKSFSRRSYLITHRRAHTGEKPFSCSDCGKRFYDRSQLVIHRRIHTGEKPFSCSDCGKSFSDRSQLVRHRRVHTGEKPFSCSGCGKSFSQTSTLVRHKKTHMEEVIQLLSLKEMLQSEVTPCYP; from the exons ATGCAATGCCTTGTACTGTCACTACTCTGTGCAATGCAACTCAAAGTCCTGCTACTTCGAAACAAAT gtgtgagacggggcagttccagctgccagaggagatttcccctgaactggaagaacaagtcaatGCTTTCTCCCAGAAAACAATTGCTCTGTCGGAGACTGAGGGaattcaaag gctgcagaacacccatgtctgactccagctcagcccctgacctgcagagccagggacaggaaatggccgtggcggagccggtgagcttcgaagaggtggctgtgtatttttctgaggaggaatgggccctgctggacccgggccagagagccctctacacggatgtgatgcaggagaattacgaggctttgagctggctgg GATTTCCAGTCCCCAAAGCTCATgtgctctcctgggtggagcaaagggaagagctgcagatcccggatctccaaggctgtgaggaaggggagatcatcagtgacacccacacag gtgatgggatgctgaatgAATACAGTGAGAGGCGTCTTCAGgaggaaggacctgagcaaatggctccatgtggggtgttagtggaaagatctgaagggcatgtttctcaaagtcctgagcaaggagagacttgTGAGAGTCAGCGTAgtctacaaaggcagcagggaaaccatccaggagcaggacaggataaatccagtcacaggagcagaaggttaaaaacaaacacagaaactgttcaaaagaaaatcccccatcaacattcaCCTTGTGCTTGCAGTGACTGTGCAATTCCTATTCAACATGACAGAGCCCaaacgggagagaaacccttcacctgctctgactgtgggaaaagcttcagaaagacctcaacccttgttatccataggagagcccacacaggggagaaacccttcagctgctctgactgtgggaaaagcttcagtcacagggcacaccttgttagacataggagagcccacacaggagataaagccttcagctgctctgactgtgggaaaagcttcagtcggcagtcataccttgttatccataggagagcccacacaggagagaaacccttcagctgctctgactgtgggaaaagcttcagtgacaggtcataccttgttagccataggagaacccacacaggagagaaacccttcagctgctctgactgtgggaaaagcttcagtcagacctcaacccttgttaggcataggagagcccacacaggagagaaaccctttagctgctctgactgtgggaaaagcttcagtcagacctcaacccttgttatacataggagagcccacacaggagagaaacccttcagctgctctgactgtgggaaaagcttcagtcggaggtcacaccttgttatccataggagagttcacacagcagagaaacccttcagttgctctaactgtgggaaaagcttcagtaacaggtcacaccttgttatccataggagagcccacacaggagataaacccttcagctgctctgactgtgggaaaagcttcaatgaccggtcacagcttgttatccataggagagttcacacgggagagaagcccttcagctgctctgactgtgggaaaagcttcagtcacagttcacaccttgttagacataggagagtccacacaggagaaaaacccttcaactgctctgactgtgggaaaagcttcagtcggcggTCATACCTTATTAcgcataggagagcccacacaggagagaaacccttcagctgctctgactgtgggaaaagattctatgaccggtcacagcttgttatccataggagaattcacacaggagagaaacccttcagctgctctgactgtgggaaaagcttcagtgacaggtcacagcttgttaggcataggagagttcacacaggggagaaacccttcagctgctctggctgtgggaaaagcttcagtcagacctcAACCCTTGTTAGACATAAGAAAACCCATATGGAAGAAGTTATTCAGCTGCTTTCACTGAAGGAAATGCTGCAGtcggaggtcacaccttgttatccatga
- the LOC102448535 gene encoding uncharacterized protein LOC102448535 isoform X3, producing MQCLVLSLLCAMQLKVLLLRNKCCRTPMSDSSSAPDLQSQGQEMAVAEPVSFEEVAVYFSEEEWALLDPGQRALYTDVMQENYEALSWLGFPVPKAHVLSWVEQREELQIPDLQGCEEGEIISDTHTAGDGMLNEYSERRLQEEGPEQMAPCGVLVERSEGHVSQSPEQGETCESQRSLQRQQGNHPGAGQDKSSHRSRRLKTNTETVQKKIPHQHSPCACSDCAIPIQHDRAQTGEKPFTCSDCGKSFRKTSTLVIHRRAHTGEKPFSCSDCGKSFSHRAHLVRHRRAHTGDKAFSCSDCGKSFSRQSYLVIHRRAHTGEKPFSCSDCGKSFSDRSYLVSHRRTHTGEKPFSCSDCGKSFSQTSTLVRHRRAHTGEKPFSCSDCGKSFSQTSTLVIHRRAHTGEKPFSCSDCGKSFSRRSHLVIHRRVHTAEKPFSCSNCGKSFSNRSHLVIHRRAHTGDKPFSCSDCGKSFNDRSQLVIHRRVHTGEKPFSCSDCGKSFSHSSHLVRHRRVHTGEKPFNCSDCGKSFSRRSYLITHRRAHTGEKPFSCSDCGKRFYDRSQLVIHRRIHTGEKPFSCSDCGKSFSDRSQLVRHRRVHTGEKPFSCSGCGKSFSQTSTLVRHKKTHMEEVIQLLSLKEMLQSEVTPCYP from the exons ATGCAATGCCTTGTACTGTCACTACTCTGTGCAATGCAACTCAAAGTCCTGCTACTTCGAAACAAAT gctgcagaacacccatgtctgactccagctcagcccctgacctgcagagccagggacaggaaatggccgtggcggagccggtgagcttcgaagaggtggctgtgtatttttctgaggaggaatgggccctgctggacccgggccagagagccctctacacggatgtgatgcaggagaattacgaggctttgagctggctgg GATTTCCAGTCCCCAAAGCTCATgtgctctcctgggtggagcaaagggaagagctgcagatcccggatctccaaggctgtgaggaaggggagatcatcagtgacacccacacag caggtgatgggatgctgaatgAATACAGTGAGAGGCGTCTTCAGgaggaaggacctgagcaaatggctccatgtggggtgttagtggaaagatctgaagggcatgtttctcaaagtcctgagcaaggagagacttgTGAGAGTCAGCGTAgtctacaaaggcagcagggaaaccatccaggagcaggacaggataaatccagtcacaggagcagaaggttaaaaacaaacacagaaactgttcaaaagaaaatcccccatcaacattcaCCTTGTGCTTGCAGTGACTGTGCAATTCCTATTCAACATGACAGAGCCCaaacgggagagaaacccttcacctgctctgactgtgggaaaagcttcagaaagacctcaacccttgttatccataggagagcccacacaggggagaaacccttcagctgctctgactgtgggaaaagcttcagtcacagggcacaccttgttagacataggagagcccacacaggagataaagccttcagctgctctgactgtgggaaaagcttcagtcggcagtcataccttgttatccataggagagcccacacaggagagaaacccttcagctgctctgactgtgggaaaagcttcagtgacaggtcataccttgttagccataggagaacccacacaggagagaaacccttcagctgctctgactgtgggaaaagcttcagtcagacctcaacccttgttaggcataggagagcccacacaggagagaaaccctttagctgctctgactgtgggaaaagcttcagtcagacctcaacccttgttatacataggagagcccacacaggagagaaacccttcagctgctctgactgtgggaaaagcttcagtcggaggtcacaccttgttatccataggagagttcacacagcagagaaacccttcagttgctctaactgtgggaaaagcttcagtaacaggtcacaccttgttatccataggagagcccacacaggagataaacccttcagctgctctgactgtgggaaaagcttcaatgaccggtcacagcttgttatccataggagagttcacacgggagagaagcccttcagctgctctgactgtgggaaaagcttcagtcacagttcacaccttgttagacataggagagtccacacaggagaaaaacccttcaactgctctgactgtgggaaaagcttcagtcggcggTCATACCTTATTAcgcataggagagcccacacaggagagaaacccttcagctgctctgactgtgggaaaagattctatgaccggtcacagcttgttatccataggagaattcacacaggagagaaacccttcagctgctctgactgtgggaaaagcttcagtgacaggtcacagcttgttaggcataggagagttcacacaggggagaaacccttcagctgctctggctgtgggaaaagcttcagtcagacctcAACCCTTGTTAGACATAAGAAAACCCATATGGAAGAAGTTATTCAGCTGCTTTCACTGAAGGAAATGCTGCAGtcggaggtcacaccttgttatccatga
- the LOC102448535 gene encoding uncharacterized protein LOC102448535 isoform X4 — MLSPRKQLLCRRLREFKGCRTPMSDSSSAPDLQSQGQEMAVAEPVSFEEVAVYFSEEEWALLDPGQRALYTDVMQENYEALSWLGFPVPKAHVLSWVEQREELQIPDLQGCEEGEIISDTHTAGDGMLNEYSERRLQEEGPEQMAPCGVLVERSEGHVSQSPEQGETCESQRSLQRQQGNHPGAGQDKSSHRSRRLKTNTETVQKKIPHQHSPCACSDCAIPIQHDRAQTGEKPFTCSDCGKSFRKTSTLVIHRRAHTGEKPFSCSDCGKSFSHRAHLVRHRRAHTGDKAFSCSDCGKSFSRQSYLVIHRRAHTGEKPFSCSDCGKSFSDRSYLVSHRRTHTGEKPFSCSDCGKSFSQTSTLVRHRRAHTGEKPFSCSDCGKSFSQTSTLVIHRRAHTGEKPFSCSDCGKSFSRRSHLVIHRRVHTAEKPFSCSNCGKSFSNRSHLVIHRRAHTGDKPFSCSDCGKSFNDRSQLVIHRRVHTGEKPFSCSDCGKSFSHSSHLVRHRRVHTGEKPFNCSDCGKSFSRRSYLITHRRAHTGEKPFSCSDCGKRFYDRSQLVIHRRIHTGEKPFSCSDCGKSFSDRSQLVRHRRVHTGEKPFSCSGCGKSFSQTSTLVRHKKTHMEEVIQLLSLKEMLQSEVTPCYP, encoded by the exons atGCTTTCTCCCAGAAAACAATTGCTCTGTCGGAGACTGAGGGaattcaaag gctgcagaacacccatgtctgactccagctcagcccctgacctgcagagccagggacaggaaatggccgtggcggagccggtgagcttcgaagaggtggctgtgtatttttctgaggaggaatgggccctgctggacccgggccagagagccctctacacggatgtgatgcaggagaattacgaggctttgagctggctgg GATTTCCAGTCCCCAAAGCTCATgtgctctcctgggtggagcaaagggaagagctgcagatcccggatctccaaggctgtgaggaaggggagatcatcagtgacacccacacag caggtgatgggatgctgaatgAATACAGTGAGAGGCGTCTTCAGgaggaaggacctgagcaaatggctccatgtggggtgttagtggaaagatctgaagggcatgtttctcaaagtcctgagcaaggagagacttgTGAGAGTCAGCGTAgtctacaaaggcagcagggaaaccatccaggagcaggacaggataaatccagtcacaggagcagaaggttaaaaacaaacacagaaactgttcaaaagaaaatcccccatcaacattcaCCTTGTGCTTGCAGTGACTGTGCAATTCCTATTCAACATGACAGAGCCCaaacgggagagaaacccttcacctgctctgactgtgggaaaagcttcagaaagacctcaacccttgttatccataggagagcccacacaggggagaaacccttcagctgctctgactgtgggaaaagcttcagtcacagggcacaccttgttagacataggagagcccacacaggagataaagccttcagctgctctgactgtgggaaaagcttcagtcggcagtcataccttgttatccataggagagcccacacaggagagaaacccttcagctgctctgactgtgggaaaagcttcagtgacaggtcataccttgttagccataggagaacccacacaggagagaaacccttcagctgctctgactgtgggaaaagcttcagtcagacctcaacccttgttaggcataggagagcccacacaggagagaaaccctttagctgctctgactgtgggaaaagcttcagtcagacctcaacccttgttatacataggagagcccacacaggagagaaacccttcagctgctctgactgtgggaaaagcttcagtcggaggtcacaccttgttatccataggagagttcacacagcagagaaacccttcagttgctctaactgtgggaaaagcttcagtaacaggtcacaccttgttatccataggagagcccacacaggagataaacccttcagctgctctgactgtgggaaaagcttcaatgaccggtcacagcttgttatccataggagagttcacacgggagagaagcccttcagctgctctgactgtgggaaaagcttcagtcacagttcacaccttgttagacataggagagtccacacaggagaaaaacccttcaactgctctgactgtgggaaaagcttcagtcggcggTCATACCTTATTAcgcataggagagcccacacaggagagaaacccttcagctgctctgactgtgggaaaagattctatgaccggtcacagcttgttatccataggagaattcacacaggagagaaacccttcagctgctctgactgtgggaaaagcttcagtgacaggtcacagcttgttaggcataggagagttcacacaggggagaaacccttcagctgctctggctgtgggaaaagcttcagtcagacctcAACCCTTGTTAGACATAAGAAAACCCATATGGAAGAAGTTATTCAGCTGCTTTCACTGAAGGAAATGCTGCAGtcggaggtcacaccttgttatccatga
- the LOC102448535 gene encoding uncharacterized protein LOC102448535 isoform X1 codes for MQCLVLSLLCAMQLKVLLLRNKCVRRGSSSCQRRFPLNWKNKSMLSPRKQLLCRRLREFKGCRTPMSDSSSAPDLQSQGQEMAVAEPVSFEEVAVYFSEEEWALLDPGQRALYTDVMQENYEALSWLGFPVPKAHVLSWVEQREELQIPDLQGCEEGEIISDTHTAGDGMLNEYSERRLQEEGPEQMAPCGVLVERSEGHVSQSPEQGETCESQRSLQRQQGNHPGAGQDKSSHRSRRLKTNTETVQKKIPHQHSPCACSDCAIPIQHDRAQTGEKPFTCSDCGKSFRKTSTLVIHRRAHTGEKPFSCSDCGKSFSHRAHLVRHRRAHTGDKAFSCSDCGKSFSRQSYLVIHRRAHTGEKPFSCSDCGKSFSDRSYLVSHRRTHTGEKPFSCSDCGKSFSQTSTLVRHRRAHTGEKPFSCSDCGKSFSQTSTLVIHRRAHTGEKPFSCSDCGKSFSRRSHLVIHRRVHTAEKPFSCSNCGKSFSNRSHLVIHRRAHTGDKPFSCSDCGKSFNDRSQLVIHRRVHTGEKPFSCSDCGKSFSHSSHLVRHRRVHTGEKPFNCSDCGKSFSRRSYLITHRRAHTGEKPFSCSDCGKRFYDRSQLVIHRRIHTGEKPFSCSDCGKSFSDRSQLVRHRRVHTGEKPFSCSGCGKSFSQTSTLVRHKKTHMEEVIQLLSLKEMLQSEVTPCYP; via the exons ATGCAATGCCTTGTACTGTCACTACTCTGTGCAATGCAACTCAAAGTCCTGCTACTTCGAAACAAAT gtgtgagacggggcagttccagctgccagaggagatttcccctgaactggaagaacaagtcaatGCTTTCTCCCAGAAAACAATTGCTCTGTCGGAGACTGAGGGaattcaaag gctgcagaacacccatgtctgactccagctcagcccctgacctgcagagccagggacaggaaatggccgtggcggagccggtgagcttcgaagaggtggctgtgtatttttctgaggaggaatgggccctgctggacccgggccagagagccctctacacggatgtgatgcaggagaattacgaggctttgagctggctgg GATTTCCAGTCCCCAAAGCTCATgtgctctcctgggtggagcaaagggaagagctgcagatcccggatctccaaggctgtgaggaaggggagatcatcagtgacacccacacag caggtgatgggatgctgaatgAATACAGTGAGAGGCGTCTTCAGgaggaaggacctgagcaaatggctccatgtggggtgttagtggaaagatctgaagggcatgtttctcaaagtcctgagcaaggagagacttgTGAGAGTCAGCGTAgtctacaaaggcagcagggaaaccatccaggagcaggacaggataaatccagtcacaggagcagaaggttaaaaacaaacacagaaactgttcaaaagaaaatcccccatcaacattcaCCTTGTGCTTGCAGTGACTGTGCAATTCCTATTCAACATGACAGAGCCCaaacgggagagaaacccttcacctgctctgactgtgggaaaagcttcagaaagacctcaacccttgttatccataggagagcccacacaggggagaaacccttcagctgctctgactgtgggaaaagcttcagtcacagggcacaccttgttagacataggagagcccacacaggagataaagccttcagctgctctgactgtgggaaaagcttcagtcggcagtcataccttgttatccataggagagcccacacaggagagaaacccttcagctgctctgactgtgggaaaagcttcagtgacaggtcataccttgttagccataggagaacccacacaggagagaaacccttcagctgctctgactgtgggaaaagcttcagtcagacctcaacccttgttaggcataggagagcccacacaggagagaaaccctttagctgctctgactgtgggaaaagcttcagtcagacctcaacccttgttatacataggagagcccacacaggagagaaacccttcagctgctctgactgtgggaaaagcttcagtcggaggtcacaccttgttatccataggagagttcacacagcagagaaacccttcagttgctctaactgtgggaaaagcttcagtaacaggtcacaccttgttatccataggagagcccacacaggagataaacccttcagctgctctgactgtgggaaaagcttcaatgaccggtcacagcttgttatccataggagagttcacacgggagagaagcccttcagctgctctgactgtgggaaaagcttcagtcacagttcacaccttgttagacataggagagtccacacaggagaaaaacccttcaactgctctgactgtgggaaaagcttcagtcggcggTCATACCTTATTAcgcataggagagcccacacaggagagaaacccttcagctgctctgactgtgggaaaagattctatgaccggtcacagcttgttatccataggagaattcacacaggagagaaacccttcagctgctctgactgtgggaaaagcttcagtgacaggtcacagcttgttaggcataggagagttcacacaggggagaaacccttcagctgctctggctgtgggaaaagcttcagtcagacctcAACCCTTGTTAGACATAAGAAAACCCATATGGAAGAAGTTATTCAGCTGCTTTCACTGAAGGAAATGCTGCAGtcggaggtcacaccttgttatccatga